Proteins encoded within one genomic window of Nitrospira sp.:
- the modA gene encoding molybdate ABC transporter substrate-binding protein yields MSMKQRLLTWCLCLSLSMAVTPAFAEQALVAVAANFVPPFREIAIEFEHATGHQLQVVGGSSGNFYSQIKNGAPFDVFFSADMERPKLLEDEGLGVKDSRFTYAIGRLVLWSPNESLIKGEEPLRSKQYKLLAMANPKTAPYGVAAMQALQRLELWDSVQPHIVMGESLGQTMGFIESGNAQLGFVALSQVLNPKIKGKGSRWDVPTNLHEPIKQDMILLTKGKDNPAAKALIEFIGGPQAKRIIERYGYELK; encoded by the coding sequence ATGAGCATGAAACAGAGACTACTCACATGGTGCTTGTGCCTTTCCTTGAGTATGGCGGTGACACCGGCTTTCGCCGAGCAAGCGTTAGTAGCCGTCGCGGCCAACTTTGTGCCACCGTTCCGCGAAATCGCGATTGAGTTTGAACACGCAACTGGCCATCAGCTTCAGGTGGTGGGAGGGTCGTCCGGCAATTTCTATTCACAAATCAAGAACGGCGCACCCTTTGACGTGTTTTTCTCTGCCGATATGGAACGCCCCAAGCTCTTGGAAGATGAGGGATTGGGCGTCAAGGATTCCCGCTTCACCTATGCCATCGGCCGTCTGGTGCTGTGGAGTCCGAACGAGAGCCTGATCAAAGGTGAGGAGCCGCTACGGTCGAAACAATACAAGCTGCTGGCCATGGCCAATCCCAAAACCGCACCATACGGCGTGGCGGCAATGCAAGCTCTGCAAAGGCTAGAACTCTGGGACAGCGTACAGCCTCACATTGTCATGGGGGAGAGTCTCGGTCAGACGATGGGGTTCATCGAATCCGGCAATGCGCAGTTGGGGTTTGTCGCGTTGTCACAGGTGCTGAACCCGAAGATTAAGGGAAAAGGCAGTCGCTGGGATGTTCCCACCAATCTACACGAACCGATCAAACAGGATATGATTTTATTGACGAAAGGTAAGGACAATCCCGCAGCAAAAGCTCTCATAGAGTTCATTGGTGGTCCGCAAGCCAAGAGAATCATTGAACGCTATGGGTATGAACTGAAGTAG
- a CDS encoding helix-turn-helix domain-containing protein, producing MRTRSSQPEYTAQFSNRLKSCRMEKGFSQSELATRAGVTRQAVSAIESNLYLPTTAVALRLASVLDCRVEDLFSLVPSEEFIEGTLIGHLPQTERTQPIRVKVSTVGKRTVVRPVTDLGEQFSFAVPADGYVDETSSKRSGDTIRVKLSRNREAIQQEISVAGCDPAIFLAGEHLRRQKDQTTVVGWTMGSTAALHALQRGDVHVAGLHLLDPVSGESNVPFLRRSLKGSGYEVVTFATWEEGFLVRPGNPKSIRTATDLAEPMVILINREEGSGARLLLDQRLRASGVEPTQVQGYDRTVSTHFEVARAIAERQVDVGIGIRSAAQYFELDFVPLQAARYDLVVPKAYLKSHPTLTHLFETLVSRPFRNEIEALGGYDTSETGKIHALRVA from the coding sequence ATGCGGACTCGGAGCAGTCAACCTGAATATACTGCGCAGTTCTCCAATCGTCTTAAATCCTGCCGAATGGAGAAAGGCTTTTCTCAAAGCGAACTCGCAACCCGAGCGGGCGTCACCCGGCAGGCCGTGTCGGCCATCGAATCGAATCTGTACTTGCCGACAACTGCCGTTGCCCTCCGGTTGGCTTCGGTACTAGATTGTCGCGTTGAAGACCTATTCAGCCTTGTCCCATCGGAAGAGTTTATTGAAGGCACTCTGATCGGTCATCTCCCCCAAACAGAGAGAACCCAACCGATTCGAGTCAAGGTTTCAACCGTTGGAAAGCGAACGGTCGTGCGGCCCGTCACCGACTTAGGCGAGCAATTCTCCTTTGCCGTTCCTGCCGATGGTTATGTCGACGAGACGTCCAGCAAGCGGTCCGGCGACACCATCCGTGTGAAGCTCTCCCGTAATCGAGAAGCGATCCAACAGGAAATCTCCGTGGCCGGATGTGATCCGGCGATTTTTTTAGCCGGTGAACATTTACGGCGACAAAAAGACCAGACGACCGTCGTGGGCTGGACCATGGGAAGCACGGCAGCACTCCACGCCTTACAGCGTGGTGATGTGCATGTGGCGGGACTACATCTCCTCGACCCCGTCAGCGGAGAATCGAATGTGCCGTTTCTCAGACGCTCACTAAAGGGATCCGGCTATGAGGTGGTGACGTTCGCCACATGGGAGGAAGGATTCCTCGTTCGCCCGGGCAATCCAAAATCTATTCGCACGGCCACGGATCTTGCGGAACCAATGGTGATACTGATCAATCGAGAAGAAGGCTCTGGAGCAAGACTGCTACTTGATCAACGGTTGCGAGCATCCGGAGTAGAGCCGACGCAAGTCCAAGGCTATGACCGTACTGTATCGACGCATTTCGAAGTAGCTCGGGCGATAGCGGAACGCCAAGTAGATGTCGGAATCGGGATTCGATCCGCTGCGCAATATTTCGAGTTAGATTTTGTGCCACTGCAAGCAGCGCGCTACGACCTGGTCGTGCCGAAAGCGTATCTCAAGTCCCATCCAACATTGACACATCTGTTTGAAACACTGGTCAGCCGTCCATTCAGGAACGAGATTGAAGCGCTTGGCGGATACGACACCAGCGAAACCGGAAAGATCCATGCATTGCGTGTCGCATGA
- a CDS encoding DUF2292 domain-containing protein, translating into MSRETQEAPFPYSDQTVEQAILLALKGIRFGSVEIIVHDSKVVQIERKEKTRFNHP; encoded by the coding sequence ATGTCCAGAGAAACTCAAGAGGCACCGTTCCCATACTCAGATCAGACAGTCGAGCAGGCGATCCTGCTCGCATTGAAAGGGATTCGGTTTGGGTCTGTCGAAATTATCGTCCACGACTCCAAAGTGGTGCAGATCGAACGGAAAGAGAAGACGCGGTTTAATCATCCTTAA
- a CDS encoding porin, which translates to MRMSWLFGRVAILAGISLGFIGLATAQEVGSPEKSLEQRFEELDQEVRILKRKRELDQEVAEAAKKAVPIAKVGSSGLSVESADSANSIKFHGIVQVDHRLFFEGANDIRNRTDQRAGNLNEEGFHDANNSWSLRRARPTIEGTLLGKYDFRFMTDFAGGTVSIFDAYLDARLDPAFKIRVGKFKSFVSLERLQSASDIKLMERSYVSNAILPNRDLGIAVHGDILDNTVNYAFGLMNGVTDGGNISTGPQFSGRKEFTGRVFLTPFRNRESVLRGLGLGIAATYTSVRGERNLNFTDTTSADATRNGLPNYLTDGQNVFFRYSGATVADGDRIRISPQAYYYIGPFGLLSEYAIVRQDVSLSTGGPPPGGGPGSNTVVTPNTGKTLHHQAWHVTVSYILTGEDASFQGVKPRHSFDFGNGWGAWEFVGRYSEMHLDDDTFKDPTGASFVGGYANLSESPKSARSWTVGLNWYLNQNVRAAVNYSETKFDGGAGIGTAPINEAGTNVQDRPDERVFLSRIQLAF; encoded by the coding sequence ATGAGGATGTCATGGTTGTTCGGGAGAGTGGCGATATTGGCGGGCATTTCTCTCGGATTCATAGGGTTGGCTACGGCACAAGAGGTGGGATCACCCGAGAAGTCGCTCGAACAGCGCTTTGAGGAGTTGGATCAGGAGGTACGTATTCTGAAGAGGAAGCGGGAACTGGACCAAGAAGTTGCAGAAGCCGCAAAAAAAGCAGTCCCGATTGCGAAGGTCGGCAGTTCCGGACTTTCAGTCGAGTCTGCCGATAGTGCGAACAGTATCAAGTTCCACGGTATTGTCCAAGTTGATCACCGGCTGTTTTTTGAAGGCGCCAACGATATCCGCAATCGTACGGATCAACGTGCCGGAAATCTCAACGAAGAGGGGTTCCATGACGCCAATAACTCATGGAGTCTACGCCGCGCCAGGCCGACGATCGAAGGGACATTGCTAGGGAAATATGACTTTCGCTTCATGACGGATTTCGCCGGCGGCACGGTGTCCATCTTCGATGCGTACCTGGATGCCCGACTTGATCCAGCCTTTAAAATTCGCGTCGGCAAATTCAAAAGCTTTGTTTCGTTGGAGCGTTTGCAGAGCGCGAGTGACATCAAGCTGATGGAAAGGAGCTATGTCTCGAATGCCATTCTGCCAAATCGGGATTTGGGCATCGCCGTGCATGGCGATATTCTTGACAACACAGTCAATTACGCATTCGGTCTGATGAATGGGGTGACGGATGGTGGGAACATCAGTACAGGTCCGCAGTTCAGTGGGCGCAAGGAATTTACCGGCAGGGTATTCCTCACACCATTCCGGAATCGTGAGTCTGTATTGCGAGGGCTCGGTCTAGGTATAGCGGCAACCTACACAAGCGTACGTGGTGAACGGAACCTCAATTTTACCGATACGACTTCAGCTGACGCGACAAGAAACGGCTTGCCTAACTATCTCACGGATGGCCAGAACGTCTTCTTTCGGTATAGCGGAGCGACCGTTGCTGACGGAGACCGCATACGCATTTCTCCACAAGCCTACTACTATATTGGACCGTTTGGCCTTCTGAGCGAATACGCGATCGTCAGGCAAGATGTCAGTCTCTCGACCGGTGGTCCTCCTCCCGGAGGTGGACCTGGTTCCAACACCGTGGTCACGCCTAATACTGGTAAAACGCTGCATCATCAAGCCTGGCACGTGACGGTGTCTTATATCCTCACCGGAGAAGACGCCTCGTTCCAAGGAGTGAAACCTAGGCACAGTTTTGATTTTGGCAATGGTTGGGGAGCTTGGGAGTTCGTGGGGCGATACAGCGAAATGCATCTCGATGACGACACGTTTAAAGACCCTACGGGTGCGTCATTTGTCGGAGGGTATGCCAATTTGTCGGAAAGCCCAAAATCCGCCCGTTCCTGGACGGTCGGTCTGAACTGGTATCTGAATCAAAATGTCAGAGCCGCAGTCAACTACTCGGAAACGAAATTTGACGGTGGCGCCGGTATCGGGACCGCTCCGATCAATGAAGCCGGAACCAATGTGCAAGACCGCCCTGATGAACGGGTTTTCCTCAGTCGGATACAGCTTGCGTTTTGA
- a CDS encoding ABC transporter substrate-binding protein, protein MKRSYLVILGVFAIFATAQLAVAGETIRIGHFPNVTHVQGLVAHHLTRTGHGWFEERLGKDVKIEWYVYNAGPSAIEAILAGSIDLTYVGPNPALNAYTKSNGEEIRIMAGAAAGGAALVVQPDAGLKQPTDFRGKTIATPQLGNTQDIACRAWLANGGLKITQTGGDAFIVPTPNPDQISLFQQKKLDAVWTVEPWVSRLEREAGGQVLLEQSQESVTVLVSGVKFVKAKSELVRKFVQAHRELTEWILAHPEEAKKMVLEELSVETQAKVSSELMAQAWKRIALRSDVSLDEFQQLVSNAQRAGFMRTTPDLARLIERLP, encoded by the coding sequence ATGAAACGATCGTATCTTGTTATTCTTGGAGTGTTTGCAATCTTCGCCACCGCGCAACTTGCTGTTGCCGGTGAAACAATTCGCATTGGCCATTTCCCAAACGTGACGCACGTGCAAGGTCTGGTCGCTCATCATCTCACACGTACAGGACATGGATGGTTCGAGGAGCGGCTGGGAAAAGATGTGAAGATTGAATGGTATGTCTATAATGCCGGTCCGAGTGCGATCGAGGCCATCTTAGCCGGTTCGATTGACCTGACGTATGTGGGGCCGAATCCAGCATTGAATGCGTACACGAAATCGAATGGAGAGGAGATTCGAATCATGGCTGGCGCTGCTGCGGGAGGCGCTGCATTAGTGGTGCAGCCGGATGCTGGCCTCAAACAACCTACAGATTTCCGTGGGAAAACCATCGCGACTCCGCAACTCGGCAACACCCAAGATATTGCCTGCCGAGCCTGGTTAGCCAATGGTGGATTGAAGATCACACAGACTGGTGGAGACGCCTTCATCGTCCCGACGCCGAACCCCGATCAAATCTCACTGTTTCAACAAAAAAAGCTCGATGCGGTCTGGACAGTCGAGCCCTGGGTGTCTCGCCTTGAACGTGAAGCCGGAGGCCAGGTGTTGCTCGAACAGTCGCAGGAAAGCGTCACGGTTCTCGTTTCAGGGGTGAAGTTCGTGAAAGCCAAGTCAGAATTGGTGCGAAAGTTTGTTCAGGCCCACCGGGAGCTCACTGAGTGGATACTTGCACATCCCGAGGAGGCTAAAAAGATGGTTCTGGAAGAGCTGTCGGTGGAAACACAGGCCAAGGTCTCGTCGGAGTTGATGGCCCAGGCGTGGAAACGTATCGCGCTGCGTTCCGACGTTTCTCTTGATGAGTTTCAACAGTTAGTGAGCAACGCGCAACGTGCGGGGTTCATGCGCACGACACCGGACTTGGCCAGGCTCATCGAAAGGCTTCCCTGA
- a CDS encoding ABC transporter ATP-binding protein, with protein MPSVVSSTDAVSTKLVLEHVSKWFRTSSLHVQALDDVTLRIAEGEFVCLVGPSGCGKSTLLNMIAGLERPDHGVVQANGQAITGPGPHRLMMFQEAALFPWLTVLGNVLFGLKLTSGLSSAARRERAEYFLELVGLKRFMHSNVHELSGGMKQRVALARSLAPNPSVLLMDEPFAALDALTREQLYGDIQRIWSQHRKTIVFVTHNVREAVCLGDRVILFSPNPGRIREEFSIPLPRARDINSVDLARYSMEITRVLKGYVQTEVTG; from the coding sequence ATGCCCAGCGTGGTTTCTTCTACGGATGCTGTTTCAACGAAACTCGTACTTGAACATGTCTCGAAGTGGTTTCGGACCAGTTCACTGCATGTTCAGGCGCTTGACGATGTGACCCTTCGCATTGCCGAAGGCGAGTTCGTGTGTTTGGTCGGCCCGAGCGGGTGCGGAAAATCTACACTCCTGAATATGATTGCCGGTCTTGAGCGACCCGATCACGGTGTGGTTCAGGCAAACGGACAGGCCATTACAGGACCGGGGCCACATCGTCTCATGATGTTCCAAGAAGCAGCTCTGTTTCCATGGTTGACGGTCTTGGGGAATGTTTTGTTCGGTCTGAAGCTGACTTCTGGCTTGAGTTCAGCAGCACGGCGCGAGAGGGCTGAGTATTTTTTGGAGCTCGTCGGCCTGAAGCGGTTCATGCATTCCAATGTTCATGAACTGTCCGGCGGCATGAAGCAGCGAGTTGCGCTGGCTCGATCGCTGGCACCGAACCCCAGTGTCCTCTTGATGGATGAGCCCTTTGCCGCACTGGATGCCTTAACCCGCGAACAGCTCTACGGTGACATCCAACGTATTTGGAGTCAGCATCGTAAGACCATTGTCTTCGTAACGCATAACGTGCGAGAAGCCGTGTGTCTCGGCGATCGAGTCATTCTGTTTTCACCGAATCCTGGACGAATCAGAGAAGAATTTTCCATTCCACTCCCTCGAGCCCGCGACATCAATAGCGTGGATCTAGCCCGCTATTCGATGGAGATCACTCGCGTCCTCAAGGGGTATGTGCAGACAGAGGTGACGGGATGA
- a CDS encoding ABC transporter permease — protein MIARWLAALLFFVALVVAWHLIVAAKIWSPLLLPSPWSVFEYLGSAVEDGTLWEAALVTVRRLLIGYGLGIVVGLPLGLLTASSRWCQDTIGVLALGLQTLPSVCWVPLALLWFGQTEAAMLFVVVMGTLWSLIIATDTGVRTIPPIYTRAARSMGSSGFHTWTHVVLPAALPFLLSGMKQGWAFAWRSLMAAEIYVTILTGFGLGHLLHYGRELNAMDQVIGVMLVIVVIGLAVDKTLFAPVERFLHRRWGTARR, from the coding sequence ATGATCGCACGATGGCTGGCTGCCTTGCTGTTTTTTGTGGCGCTCGTTGTGGCATGGCATTTGATAGTGGCCGCGAAGATTTGGTCGCCACTCCTGCTCCCATCTCCATGGAGTGTGTTCGAATACCTAGGATCTGCCGTTGAAGATGGAACCCTCTGGGAGGCCGCCCTTGTGACCGTTCGGCGGCTCCTGATCGGCTATGGACTGGGAATTGTTGTGGGGCTTCCGCTTGGTCTTCTCACCGCGTCTTCGCGATGGTGTCAGGACACGATCGGGGTCCTGGCCTTGGGGCTCCAAACACTTCCCAGCGTGTGCTGGGTCCCGCTCGCGCTACTCTGGTTCGGTCAAACGGAAGCAGCCATGCTCTTTGTGGTGGTGATGGGAACGTTGTGGTCCCTGATCATCGCCACGGATACCGGTGTGCGGACGATTCCTCCGATCTATACCCGCGCGGCCCGCAGTATGGGATCATCCGGGTTCCATACTTGGACCCATGTGGTCCTGCCGGCGGCTCTTCCCTTTCTTTTAAGCGGGATGAAACAAGGATGGGCCTTTGCCTGGCGATCGCTGATGGCAGCGGAAATCTATGTGACGATTCTCACCGGTTTCGGTCTCGGGCATCTGTTGCATTATGGACGAGAGCTGAATGCGATGGATCAGGTGATCGGCGTGATGCTGGTCATCGTCGTGATTGGACTGGCGGTCGACAAGACGCTGTTCGCTCCAGTGGAACGGTTTCTCCATCGTCGATGGGGGACAGCGCGCCGCTAG
- a CDS encoding zinc ribbon domain-containing protein: protein MAWKRSPCQVQDRVPYEITTIETQKGSNSVPLYEYRCGQCEKQFEATQSVYARVEDTECPFCQARQATRLMSSFTSNVVGDRKPGFTELKAKAMNEERMQRFAKLPPLNAMRTMPPPNVTSESDPTPTEGSTS, encoded by the coding sequence ATCGCTTGGAAGAGGTCACCTTGTCAAGTCCAAGACCGAGTTCCATATGAGATCACTACAATAGAGACACAGAAAGGATCTAATTCCGTGCCCCTCTACGAGTACCGTTGTGGACAGTGCGAGAAACAATTCGAAGCCACTCAGTCCGTGTATGCCAGGGTCGAAGACACGGAATGCCCATTTTGTCAGGCTCGCCAGGCAACCCGACTCATGTCGTCATTTACGTCTAATGTCGTCGGCGATCGCAAGCCAGGCTTTACTGAGCTGAAAGCTAAGGCGATGAACGAGGAACGGATGCAGCGCTTCGCCAAGTTGCCGCCGCTGAATGCCATGCGCACTATGCCACCGCCGAACGTCACCTCAGAATCAGATCCCACACCGACAGAAGGATCAACTTCTTGA
- a CDS encoding DMT family transporter: MLTCWVRSTFIRDHSTLTMPRLALLLTTLIWGATFPATKAALEQISPLSFLLLRFFLGTLLILLWFAVSRHRLHHDRALLMASALTTVFLFLGYVLQTVGLQHTTASSSAFLTALYVIFVPLILMRIDRRVVFATAIALVGLWLLVKPSTSMNLGDLMTIGCAAAFAGHIICLERFTRQFDAPSLLVWQMVAMTVLFLPAPWWEEASASAFSPTAVLLIGLGVTGVLATLAFAVQMWAQQQVPAQQVALLFASEPAYAAWLSWYFLGETLDTHGWIGSALIVLAVVIGAFGG; the protein is encoded by the coding sequence ATGCTGACCTGTTGGGTCCGTTCAACATTCATACGTGATCATTCAACATTGACTATGCCGCGACTTGCCCTTCTCCTGACCACCCTCATTTGGGGCGCCACCTTTCCCGCTACCAAGGCCGCGCTTGAACAGATCTCGCCACTTTCCTTCCTGTTGCTCAGATTCTTCCTGGGCACTCTACTGATCCTGTTATGGTTTGCAGTGAGTCGCCATCGACTGCATCACGATCGTGCTCTGCTGATGGCGAGTGCGCTCACCACGGTCTTCCTCTTTCTTGGCTACGTATTGCAAACGGTAGGACTTCAGCACACGACGGCGTCCAGTTCGGCCTTTCTGACGGCACTCTACGTAATTTTTGTCCCCTTGATCCTGATGCGGATCGACCGACGGGTGGTGTTCGCCACGGCAATTGCGTTGGTTGGACTCTGGTTGTTGGTGAAGCCGAGCACCTCTATGAACCTGGGTGATCTCATGACGATCGGGTGCGCCGCTGCCTTTGCGGGGCACATCATTTGTCTCGAACGGTTCACACGTCAATTCGACGCGCCATCATTGCTGGTGTGGCAGATGGTGGCGATGACGGTGCTGTTTCTCCCGGCTCCCTGGTGGGAGGAGGCCAGCGCAAGCGCTTTTTCACCAACGGCTGTCTTGCTGATTGGTCTTGGAGTGACCGGCGTACTTGCGACACTGGCTTTTGCTGTTCAGATGTGGGCACAGCAGCAGGTGCCGGCGCAGCAGGTGGCGCTATTGTTTGCGTCAGAACCGGCCTATGCGGCCTGGTTATCCTGGTACTTTCTGGGCGAGACGTTGGATACTCACGGGTGGATTGGGAGCGCGCTGATTGTGTTGGCGGTGGTGATCGGCGCGTTCGGTGGTTGA
- a CDS encoding acyl-CoA desaturase codes for MSDAQSLHSTKAPDAWYSVLRWFDSWAGLEHTKVEGPPKVDWIRSIPFLAVHLMCLGVIWVGWSWTAVAIAVAFYYVRMFAITGWYHRYFSHRTFKTSRTVQFLFALLGGTCAQRGPLWWAGHHRHHHIASDTPEDVHSPRQGGFLWSHMGWIMSQTFYAPRLKSIADFAKFPELRFLDRFDVLMPTIAGFGMFGLGRLLEAYAPELGTNGPQMLIWGFFISTVALVHGTCTINSLSHVYGSQRYVTGDDSRNNFFLAMITMGEGWHNNHHYYPASTRQGFYWWEIDMSYYCLKALEWMGLVWDVRGVPEYVREGKTKQDSDRSVLKKKIDAAVNATELPDPQPELELTPR; via the coding sequence ATGTCCGACGCGCAATCGCTTCACTCAACCAAAGCCCCAGATGCCTGGTATTCCGTTCTGCGCTGGTTTGATTCCTGGGCGGGCCTTGAGCACACGAAAGTAGAGGGGCCGCCCAAGGTAGACTGGATTCGCAGTATTCCCTTCCTTGCCGTACACCTGATGTGTCTGGGCGTCATCTGGGTAGGCTGGAGTTGGACTGCTGTGGCTATTGCAGTCGCCTTCTATTACGTTCGCATGTTTGCCATCACCGGCTGGTACCATCGCTACTTCTCACATCGCACGTTCAAGACTTCCCGGACCGTCCAGTTTCTCTTCGCCCTATTGGGAGGGACCTGCGCGCAACGTGGTCCCTTGTGGTGGGCCGGCCATCATCGCCATCACCACATCGCGTCTGATACACCGGAGGATGTGCATTCCCCGCGCCAGGGAGGATTTCTCTGGTCGCATATGGGCTGGATCATGTCGCAGACGTTTTACGCGCCACGCCTCAAAAGCATTGCTGATTTCGCGAAGTTTCCGGAACTGCGGTTTCTCGACCGGTTTGATGTTCTAATGCCGACCATTGCGGGGTTTGGGATGTTCGGTCTCGGTCGATTGCTGGAAGCCTACGCGCCAGAACTCGGCACGAATGGGCCTCAGATGCTGATTTGGGGATTTTTCATCTCGACCGTTGCATTGGTTCACGGGACCTGCACAATCAATTCCCTCTCCCATGTGTATGGGTCACAGCGCTATGTCACCGGCGACGACAGCCGAAATAACTTCTTTCTGGCCATGATTACGATGGGGGAAGGCTGGCACAACAACCATCACTACTATCCGGCTTCCACCAGACAAGGCTTTTACTGGTGGGAAATCGACATGAGCTACTATTGTCTCAAGGCGCTTGAGTGGATGGGGTTGGTCTGGGATGTCCGCGGTGTCCCAGAGTATGTACGCGAAGGAAAAACCAAGCAGGATTCAGACCGTAGTGTGCTCAAAAAGAAGATCGACGCAGCCGTGAACGCCACGGAGCTTCCAGACCCTCAACCTGAACTTGAGCTGACCCCTCGCTAG
- the hemE gene encoding uroporphyrinogen decarboxylase has protein sequence MNERFLKACRREPVDCTPVWFMRQAGRYMSEYRTLRAKHSILEMCKTPELAAQVTLQPIDRFPLDAAIIFADILLPLEPMGLNLEFAEGEGPVIHNPVRDRAAVDRLKVIDGDELDYVAEAIRQTRRALNGRVPLIGFAGAPFTLASYAIEGGGSRNYLHTKQMMYGDPTAWHRLMDKFVSVLTGYLRRQIKAGAQAIQLFDSWVGCLSAGDYAEYVKPHVQRIFDGLKREGVPMIHFGTGTTAILGQMREAGGDVIGIDWRVHLDEAWSMVGHDRAVQGNLDPLVLFAPLHEIERRVEDILRRAGGRPGHIFNLGHGILPATPVDHVAATIDMVHKLSQR, from the coding sequence ATGAATGAACGATTTCTCAAAGCCTGTCGCCGCGAACCTGTCGATTGCACACCTGTGTGGTTTATGCGCCAGGCCGGACGCTACATGTCCGAGTACCGGACGCTGCGTGCAAAACATTCCATTCTCGAGATGTGTAAGACGCCTGAGTTGGCCGCCCAAGTCACTCTTCAGCCTATCGATCGATTCCCGTTGGATGCGGCAATCATTTTCGCCGACATTCTGCTCCCGTTGGAACCGATGGGGCTCAACCTGGAATTTGCGGAGGGCGAAGGACCTGTCATCCACAATCCGGTTCGAGACCGAGCGGCTGTGGATCGACTGAAAGTCATCGACGGCGATGAACTCGACTATGTGGCCGAAGCGATTCGCCAAACGCGACGGGCTCTGAATGGGCGGGTGCCATTGATCGGCTTTGCCGGTGCGCCGTTCACGCTGGCGAGCTACGCTATTGAGGGCGGAGGGTCCCGCAACTATCTGCATACCAAACAGATGATGTATGGCGATCCCACAGCCTGGCATCGCCTCATGGACAAATTTGTGTCTGTGCTCACTGGATATCTCCGGCGACAGATCAAGGCGGGGGCTCAAGCGATTCAGCTTTTCGATAGTTGGGTCGGTTGTCTCTCGGCCGGTGATTATGCCGAATATGTGAAGCCGCACGTCCAGCGGATTTTCGATGGGCTCAAGCGGGAAGGGGTGCCGATGATTCATTTCGGCACCGGCACGACGGCCATTCTTGGGCAGATGCGCGAGGCAGGTGGCGATGTGATCGGGATCGACTGGCGAGTTCATCTGGACGAGGCCTGGTCGATGGTTGGGCATGATCGCGCCGTCCAGGGCAACCTGGACCCGCTCGTCCTGTTTGCGCCGCTCCACGAAATCGAACGCCGCGTAGAAGATATCTTGCGACGAGCCGGAGGACGTCCCGGGCACATTTTCAACCTCGGTCACGGTATCCTGCCTGCGACACCCGTCGACCATGTCGCTGCCACGATCGATATGGTGCACAAACTTAGTCAACGCTAA
- a CDS encoding ferrochelatase → MATTEHPTAILLMAMGGPDCLENVEPFLLDVRGGRPTPPELVEEIRERYRATGGKSPAVGITHEVAKKLEQQLNSSRTGRYRVYVGLRHWHPFIKETYAELLKSSPEQIIGVCMAPQQSSLSTGAYRKKVEEARVGLEDGTPVTYLRSWNQHPKLIEALVESIQQELQKFPADVRATVPVLFTAHSLPERIVAMKDPYPDEVKGTVEAVTQHLGNRPTYFAYQSQGRSSEPWLGPTVESMLDNIQLAGHRSVLVAPIGFICDHVETLYDIDIELKQLALSRGLHLERMPMLNDSLPLIETLRDVLAAHESSLPIQS, encoded by the coding sequence ATGGCGACGACGGAGCATCCCACGGCAATTCTCCTCATGGCGATGGGTGGGCCCGATTGTCTGGAGAACGTTGAGCCGTTTTTGCTCGATGTTCGTGGTGGCCGACCGACGCCCCCTGAGTTGGTCGAAGAGATTCGTGAACGGTACCGAGCCACCGGTGGGAAATCGCCTGCTGTCGGTATTACCCACGAAGTGGCAAAGAAACTCGAACAACAGCTGAATAGTTCGAGGACTGGCCGATACCGAGTGTATGTCGGGTTGCGGCATTGGCATCCTTTTATTAAAGAAACGTACGCCGAGCTGCTGAAGTCTTCACCGGAACAGATCATCGGGGTGTGTATGGCCCCGCAACAGTCCTCACTGAGTACCGGTGCCTATCGGAAGAAGGTCGAAGAGGCTCGTGTTGGGTTGGAGGACGGTACCCCCGTCACGTATCTTAGGAGTTGGAACCAACATCCTAAATTGATTGAGGCTCTGGTTGAGAGCATCCAGCAAGAGCTTCAGAAGTTTCCTGCCGATGTGCGAGCAACCGTGCCGGTACTGTTTACCGCGCATAGTCTGCCAGAACGGATCGTGGCCATGAAGGATCCTTATCCTGACGAAGTCAAAGGCACGGTCGAGGCAGTCACGCAACATTTGGGGAATCGACCGACCTACTTTGCCTATCAAAGTCAGGGGCGATCGAGCGAACCATGGCTGGGACCCACCGTGGAATCGATGTTGGACAACATTCAGCTGGCGGGACACCGGTCTGTGCTGGTGGCGCCTATCGGATTTATCTGCGATCATGTGGAAACGCTTTACGATATCGACATCGAACTCAAACAGTTGGCGTTGAGCAGAGGCCTACACCTTGAGCGCATGCCCATGCTGAACGACTCTCTTCCACTCATCGAGACGTTGCGCGACGTCTTGGCTGCACACGAATCCTCGCTCCCTATTCAGTCGTGA